Proteins from a genomic interval of Chanos chanos chromosome 3, fChaCha1.1, whole genome shotgun sequence:
- the purg gene encoding purine-rich element-binding protein gamma, whose protein sequence is MANINTRGMERGRGRITSDPSPRGAYPHQYVLPGTQGIDIQELASKRVDIQKKRFYLDVKQSARGRFLKIAEVWIGRGRHDNIRKSKLTLSMSMAPDLRYCLGDFIDYYAHIGLRSCQVPRPEEQSNGQGRPQDSRRRQQDHHAPPVSPTGSAASDEHAHRVLKSESIERDNRKYYLDLKENQRGRFLRIRQTVSRGHGTMGYYGQGIEQTIVLPAQGLIEFRDALSQLIEDYGDDETDDRSRANRNHDEAPELPEAASFRVDNKRFYFDVGSNRYGVFLKISEVRQPYRNTITVPLKAWARFGENFIRYEEEMRRIFTCHKEKRTEARADSEEQED, encoded by the coding sequence ATGGCCAATATTAATACGAGAGGGATGGAAAGAGGTAGAGGACGGATTACATCAGATCCTTCACCAAGAGGCGCATACCCACATCAGTACGTTCTCCCTGGCACTCAGGGTATAGACATTCAAGAGCTTGCCTCAAAGCGGGTCGACATCCAGAAGAAGCGCTTCTACTTGGATGTGAAGCAGAGTGCGAGGGGGCGATTTCTAAAAATTGCTGAGGTGTGGATTGGAAGAGGCAGACATGATAACATCAGGAAGAGCAAACTGACACTCTCGATGTCAATGGCACCGGACCTAAGGTACTGCTTAGGGGACTTCATAGATTATTACGCGCACATCGGACTCCGTAGTTGCCAAGTGCCACGACCTGAGGAGCAGAGTAATGGCCAAGGCCGTCCGCAGGACTCCCGCAGGAGGCAGCAGGATCATCATGCACCTCCAGTCTCTCCAACCGGTTCTGCTGCATCGGACGAACACGCGCATCGCGTCCTGAAAAGTGAATCTATTGAAAGAGACAACCGAAAATACTATTTGGACCTGAAGGAAAACCAGCGTGGCAGGTTTCTGCGCATCAGACAGACTGTCAGCAGAGGACATGGGACAATGGGCTACTACGGTCAGGGTATTGAGCAGACCATAGTATTACCAGCACAAGGGCTTATCGAGTTCCGAGATGCTTTGTCGCAGCTGATTGAGGACTATGGTGATGATGAGACCGATGACCGCAGCAGGGCTAACCGGAACCACGACGAAGCACCCGAGCTTCCCGAAGCAGCTTCTTTCCGTGTCGACAATAAGAGATTTTATTTTGACGTGGGTTCTAATAGGTACGGCGTATTTCTTAAAATTAGCGAGGTACGACAGCCATATAGGAACACAATCACCGTACCCCTCAAAGCATGGGCCAGGTTTGGTGAAAACTTCATTAGATATGAGGAGGAAATGCGGCGGATTTTCACCTGTCATAAAGAGAAGAGGACTGAGGCGCGCGCTGACAGCGAAGAGCAAGAGGATTGA